CACAAGTAggaaacttgtataaaattgaacaagtagacacacatgTCCTACATGGCACAATACACGTAGGACAAAATTACCATGTAggacgaatgtgtctatttgttcaagttttggatagttaaagtgtctGCTTGTGCACTAGAAAAGTTAGAGGTCCTAGTTGTCAGCTGAAGCCAAGTTAaggatcatatttatgtattatgccaaaaaAGTAAGATTTATACTATATGATAATGTAAATGAGGATCTCAATTAATGATATTAGAACACAAATTATTCACAAACTATTGAGTCTGTAGTGAGAATTATCATGAGTGTACAAGTTCCGATTCGTTTCTTTGTTTGTATTAAGTTGCAATGGCGGACGTAAATCAGCACCCAACTGTTTTTCAGAAGGTAGCTAACCAGCTACACCTAAGCTCCAGACTGTTTTTGATCTCGAGAACTGTAAACTTTTAAGAGTTGTACAAATGGAATGTGCTGTGTTCGAGATTTCATTCTAGAGATCAGAATAGAAGATTCATCTGAAGTACTTAGGAATCAAAGGCTATATTGAACAAAGAAAGGAGGCGAGAGGCAGTTCAATGGTTTGATCGATGTCTCTGATGAAGTTGTCCATTGTACGAGAGCGCACTCAACGCATTCTTAAGAACGATCTAGCTGAGAGTCCCAAATCTCTTTTCACAAGTGCTGGTACTAATTACATTCTTAAGAACTAAGTTTGTTACTATTCGCAAACTcgatatttttctttgttactGCTCATTCCTATGTTGCACGCAAATTTAGCTCTTTTCAATGCTCTCTATTTTGATTAACAGAAAGATTATTGAGTGAAATATCACATAACTAAAAGATGCACTTCGTTTTttcaatattcattttcttttttttttggtacaaTGGAAAATATACAGAAAATATTCATTGAATACATTAAAACATTACATAAACCATAAACTGCAATTTCTGATATTATTGTATCTCTGATGAGCATTCCACCAAATTCTTCTCCAACCACCTGCATGTTTGAATTTGTTTATCTACTTTCTGATTTTTATATTTACACAAAGAAACTCAAGTCTTTTATTTACGCCAAAACTAATTATCCGTTGGTTCGCACTTGAAGAACTTGTTAAACCAAGCCTCTAACCAGATCATTGGATCAGGTATTGAACTTAGCCATTGTAATCACAGCTTCCAACTAATTTTGCATGGGTTTGAAATTTTTCTTACATGATTCCTCCTCAATCACTACTATGAAAATTCAGATATATATAGTTAGTTGTGATAAACTAAAGCTCAAACTAGAACGTAACTGCATACCTGAATTTTTAACTCTTCTAGATGCGATTATTTCTTCTTCTGTACTGCCTTTGACTTCTCTGCTTCTTTCTCCGTCGCATAATAATTCTGTGTTCCAGATCTTCAATGATTCTTGCAAGCCATTTCATATTTCCAGCTGAGATCATGAAATATACTATGGATAATCCAATACATAGTCCACTTCCATAACCCATAAAAGCAGCTTTCAAAAAATCATTCAGAAATTCAGAGTTGCTTTCTTGATCAAGCGCAGATCCGCTATCAGTTTTCTCTGATTCTGAATCATTACCATCACTACCACAGCCTTTTGAAAGTGGGAATCCACGTAATCCATCATTACCTTCATATGAATTGCTCTCAAATGTAGAGAATTGATTTCCTTGAGGAATGCACCCTTCGAGATGATTGTAGGAGAGATTTAAGACTTCAAGGGAAGTAAGAGAAGACAATTGTGCTGGTATCTCTCCTACAAGGTGGTTACCTGAAAGATCCAATGATTCAACTGAAGATAAACTTCCAAGTGATGGCGGTATCTGACGTTGCAATCCATTGTGAGATAAATTTAGCACGCGAAGTGCAATGATATCTCCCATAATACTTGGAATATGTCCTTCAAATTTATTGTTTGTAAGATCGATAGTGGTGTACAAAAACAAGACTCTCACAACTTCAAGCTCCAGTCCCTTTGTTACGACAGCTACCGAGTCTTGGTAATATCCACCTCCTTCATCACTTGGTGCGTTCATCCTTTGATCAATTATCCTCATGGCTTTCAAATGTTGAAACAGACTCATCGGTAAGGTTTCTGTGAAGGCATTGGAAGAGATATCCAACATTCGTAGCTCAAGAAACATGTTTTCACTTCCTAAAGTTTTAATTGGTCCATGCAACTTATTCGATCTCAAGCTTAAAACTCTCAACTTAGGAAGAATTCCCAACCACATGGGGAATGTGTCTTTGAGGTGATTATCTCCTAAATCAAGAACTTGCATCTCTTTGCAATTGGCCAAAGATTGGGGAATTTTTCCCTTTAGTTTATTGCCATGCAAGTTGAAGCTTGTAAGTGTTCCAGTTCTAGAAGTCGTTGGAAGAGTCCCAGAAAGATTGTTGTGTTGCATATCAAGAATATGAAGATGACCACTCATGTTGCCAAAACATTGCGGAATTGCTCCCTTTAGATTGTTTCTACCCAAATCTAGAATTTGTAGTGATGTTAAATTGCATATAGACGAAGGGAGCTCTCCACTGAGATTATTATGTGACATCATAACATACTGGAGGGCACTGATATTACACAAGCATTGCGGAATTTTTCCTTTCAAGTTGTTTCTCGACAAATACAGGAATGTCAGTGATGTCAAATTGCAAATAGATGAAGGAATTTCCTCAATCAGATTGTTGTCAATGAGAGACAGAACTTGCAAGTTTCTCAAATTCCCCAATGAAGTAGGAATAGAACCATCAAGAGTGTTAAGACACAAATCTAGCTCAGTAAGAGACCTTAGATAACCTATTTCTTCAGGAATGAAGCCAGAAAGGTGATTATCATAAAGATACAAAAGGGACAAGTTGGTCAAATTCCCCAATGAAGCAGGAATAGAACCATCAAGAGAGTTATTCTTCAAACTTAGTACAGTAAGAGACCTTAGATAACCTATTTCTTCAGGAATGAAGCCAGAAAGGTGATTATCATAAAGATACAAAAGGGACAAGTTGGTCACATTCCCCAATGAAGCAGGAATAGAACCATCAAGAGAGTTATTCTTCAAACTTAGTACAGTAAGAGACCTTAGATAACCTATTTCTTCAGGAATGAAGCCAGAAAGGTGATTATCATAAAGATACAAAAGCTATTTCTTCAGGAATGAAGCCAGAAAGGTGATTATCATAAAGATACAAAAGGGACAAGTTGGTCACATTCCCCAATGAAGCAGGAATAGAACCATCAAGAGAGTTATTCTTCAAACTTAGTACAGTAAGAGACCTTAGATAACCTATTTCTTCAGGAATGAAGCCACAAAGGTGATTATCATAAAGATACAAAAGGGACAAGTTGGTCACATTCCCCAATGAAGCAGGAATAGAACCATCAAGAGAGTTATTCTTCAAACTTAGTACAGTAAGAGACCTTAGATAACCTATTTCTTCCGGAATAAAGCCAGAAAGGTGATTGTCATGAAGATGCAGAATAGACAAGCTGGTCAAATTCCACAATGAAGCAGGAATAGAACCATTAAGAGAATTATCGTTCAAACGTAGATCAGTGAGAAACCTTAGGTAACCTATTTCTTCCGGAATAAAGCCAGAAAGGTGATTATTATTAAGATGCAAAATAGACAAGCTGTTCAAATTCCCCAATGAAGTAGGAATAGAACCATCAAGAGTGTTAAGACACAAATCTAGCTCAGTAAGAGACCTTAGATGACCTATTTCTTCACGAATGAAGCCATTTAAATGGTTGTCAAAGATGTAGAGGATCTGAAGCTTTGCTAGTGAGCCGATTTGCGGTGGGACTGTGCCTGAAATCTGATTACTCGACAAATCAAGATAGATAAGATTAGTGAGTTTACCAATTTCTGGTGGAATGGTGCCAGAGAAATAGTTCATGCTAAGATCAAGATACTCAAGTAAAGGGAGAGATGAAAATGGAAAATCATGGAGTGTACCAGTGACACTAGTATTTCTAATATTCAACTTGCTTACCCTACCGTTAAAGCATATAACTCCGTACCAGTCCCTGCAAGAGTTAGAACTTGGTGTCCATGAAGCCAATAAGGAGTTCTTCTGGTTCTTGAAAGTTGCTTTCCATTTCAGGAGGGAAGTTGCTTCCTCGAGGGAAGCAAAAGTAAGTGTAAGGAGATATAAAAGTGTAAAAAACTGAAGTAGAGAGAATATTTTGCTAGGAACCATCATcatatttttgattttattttgggTTTCACTGAACTAATTGTGCAGGGTACAGAAGATTTTATATTGTTCAATACAAGTCAAGTTtgagttttttaatttttgtcttttcttatttttattcatgTGTTACACATCTTCTTATTTATCAACATCATAAAATTTCAGGGTTAATCCCATGGATGGTCACTACTAATTTTCAACATCATAAAATTTCAGGGTTACCTCTTTAAGTGAAGGTACTCCCTAATCTATTACATTTAGTCATTTACCATATCCATTCTTAGACCAATAAATATCTCTCTCTCTTATAATCATGTTATTCACACTTTGTCTGTTCATATTtatcaaagaaaattttgtcATTCATTTGTCAAATTTGGGTTGTTATGTTTTTGTCTTTTTCTCATTTCTATCCATGTGCTACACATCTACATCTTTTTTTCAAGTAGACAAGACTATCATATAGAAAATAAATTCcctcaaaaagaaaacaagcTTAAAATGGAGTAGAGAATCACCCTTTAGTTTTCTTCTTAAAATAGAATCATATCTTGTGTTACTTTCTGATTTACCGTCATCACAAAATAGCAAACTAGTTCAGTATAGCTGATGAAATTATCAACTTCAGCTTCATATTGTATCTCTTTATATTTTGTTTCTAAAATGTTTATGTGTTTAATGGAAATATTCACCGATTTTGCACACTATTAAGGTGCATTCATTTTGACATTTGCTGGAACCAAAACAGCTATGTATGATGGAAATATAACTTTACTATTTATGGAAACagtctctggcagaaatgcaaggtaagcctgtatacaatagacccttgtggtcggccTTTCCCTGGACCCTgggcatagcgggagctttagtgcaccgggtcgcccttttttttatttaatagttAATTAGATTTTCAATTAATTGTATTCatatttacttcataatttagtataggggcaaaatggtaatcCAATTTTGCACTTTGAAGCTTCTCACTTTTAATAATATACTAGTTTAATGTACGTGCATTGTACATGTGTATCACATCAATCAATTAAATTATACTaatgaagaataaaattattaaaacataaCATTTGACGTTAAAATAAATGTTATATCTATTTAAATGAAATCCAACTTCAATCTCCTTATTTACCTATAGAAAATTAGGATCAGAACCATTAATTCGTGTGTGTTTGATGTAACAAATCTTGGCTTGTTGTAAAAATTTTTCCCACTTTATAACATGATTTTTGGAAAGTACAGAATTAACTTTTGTGccctataaaaaaaattaattataatgattaaaatatatatgcaataggtaaaaatataaaatataatatgaataaaaaataattgttacCTCTTGATCAACTAATGTACCTTCATTTGTACCTTTTTTATTGCTCTACTTTCAATGATTAACACTTTTTAAAAAGACGCTAACTTTTTCAGTTTAGTCCTAATATAGAAAATCTTAGTGCCTAATCCTCCTTATTAACTAACTTTTTCAAGTAATTTGGAATGCTAACTTTTTTCAGTTCTGTTCCTAATTATCTGAGGATTCCTTCTCTTTAACATAGACAATTTTAGTATCTAATTATTTTAGGATTCGTTCTCCTTATTATGTGGCTATATAATTAAatgtaataaaaataagtaataataataaggaaaGATAGGAAACGACGATTTTGTCTAAAGTGCAGTCTTTTAATGAAggtcaaaaaattcaaacaacattattaacaccttcatatttttaatatagtatagatagaTATTTTTCGACAAAGGGGGTTCACCCTACCTGGATGTGCTAGTAACCTTTGGTCCAAACATTGTATTTGTCTTATGAACCCAAAAATTTTCATTTAAGAGGACTAGAATCCTTAATCCATAAGCTTCAAATCCTAGGTTCGGCAAGGAAATGACATGTCATCGCCATATTAtcattttgccagcttttctaatatttcctttCTCTATTCCACTAGAACCACGAAAATCACAAATACTTATAATTAGTCTTCGAGGTCCACAATCACATTTGGAAAAAGAGTGGAAGAAAGAGATCGGTGATTCGAAGTTCAGTAAACAAGTTTTCATTCAGGAAACGACTTTTTGATTATGTTACCTCTTTAATGCAACTTACACAAGAAAAAAACACAATCCTTATACACATGAGTCTGCACAAATCAGTTGTCTTTCTCAGATGACAAATATCAGTAAGCAGAGTCTCTACATATTACTATGTTTCCAATCAACAGAAACACAGTTTTAGTTGGTAGAGAATGTTAGCAAATTGCTATCTTCTGTAATCCCTTTTCCCTCGCTGCTTCTTTCTCCTTCCCATCATTATTTTGTGTTCCATCTCTACAATGATTCTTGCAAGCCATATCGGTTTTccagttgaaatcatgaaatatatTATGGATAATCCAATACATAGTCCACTTCCATAGCCCATAAGAGCACCTTTCCAAAAATCATTCAGAAATTCAGAATTTCTTTCTTCATCGTCTTCGTCTAGTCCAGATGCAGTATCATTTGTATCTAATACCCGAGCATCCCCACAACTTTTTGAAACAGGAAATCCACGTAATCCATCATTGCCTTCGTATGAATTGCTCTCAAAAGTGTGAAATTGAGGTCCTTGAGGAATGCATCCATGGAGATTATTGTGGGAGAGATTTAAGAATGAAAGAGATGTAAGAGAAACTAGTTGTTGTGGTATCTCTCCCGAAAGTTGGTTTCCTGATAGGTCCAATGATTCAACTGAAGATAAATCTCCGAGTGATGGCGGTATATGACCTTGCAATCCATTATGAGACAAATTCAATGTGTGGACTGCAATGAGATCCCCCATGATACTTGGAATTTGCCCTCCAAATTTATTACTTGAAAGATCGATAACCGTGTACAAATACAAGATTCTCACAATTTCACGCATAAACCCCTTGGTTGCAACTGTAATAGAATCTTGGTAATATGTATCTCCACGATATCTTGGTGCTTCCATTGATGGATCAATTGTCCTCATGGCTTTCAGATGTTGAAACAAACTCGTGGGTAAGTTTCCCGAGAAGGCATTGTAAGAGAGATCTATGATTTGAAGCTCAGGAAAAATAGTTTCAATCCTTGGAGGTTGAATGGACCCATGCAATGTATTTGATCTCAAGTTTAAAACTCGTAGCTTTGGAAGAGTTCCCAACCACATCGGGAAATTGTCAATGAGATGATTATCTCCTAAATCAAGAACCTGCAAGTCTTTGCAATTGACCAAAGATCGGGGAATTTTCCCTTCTAGTTTATTGCCATGCAAGTTGAGGCTTCTCAGTGAACTTCCATTGCTGAAAATTGTTGGAAGAGTCCCAGAAAGTTTGTTGTTGTGCATATCCAGAACCTCGAGGCTACTAATATTACCCAAACATTGCGGAATTGCTCCCTTCAAGTTGTTTCTCGCCAAATCTAGCATTATCAGTGATGTCGAACTGCAAATAGATGAAGGAATTTCTTGAGTAAGATTATTTTGGGATATGAAGAAGTATCTTGTGGAATTTGGTGGAATTGGTAGTGAACCTTGAAGCAAATTGGACCGTAAATCAATAGTATCTACAGTCAGAAGAGGAATTGAATCCACACTCGTCAGCATATTGTGTGATATATTAAGAGACATCAATGACATCCAGTTAGACCATGCCCAATCAGGAATTCTTCCTTGAATCTTATTATTTGAAAGATCCAACTCCAAAAGCTGGTTTGCGGATCTTAGAAACTCCAATTCTTTCACTTCACATGCAGCAAATTGCAACACATTAAGAGATTCGGGCCATGTAAAATTAACTTTGTTCTCATTGATCAATGAGATGCGATTATATGAAAGACTAAGACCCAAAAGTTGTTTGAGGTTTGAAAATAAGCTGATATCCACATTGCcactaaaattattgaaggaAAGATCAAGCCCTGTTAGGTTCACAAGGTTTTGAATTGACTTGGGAAGATGACCCTGCAGCTGATTGCCTCCTAAAATAATCTCTTCTAGTGAATTGGACTTGAAATCCTCAAGCTGACCAGAAAACTGGTTATTACTCAAGTATAAACGAATTAGTGATGGAAGCCGGGAGAACATTCCTGATGGTATTGTTCCATTCAGGGAGTTATCTTGAAGGTACAAATGCTCTATGTGGGTGAGATTAGAAAGAGATTCAGGAATAGGCCCTCTAAGGTTGCAATTCGGAAGAGACAAAGAATGCACTGAAGTTAGATAGCCAAGAGACTCGGGCAAATTATCAGAAAAATTCACGCCACTGAGATCTAACTTCCTGAGAGATGCACTGCTGTTCCATTTGGTCTTTGGAAAAAAACCATTGAGCTTATAATTGTAAAATAAACTAAGTGTTTCCAGGTTGGGAAGGTGAAAAATACTCTCAGGTATTATCCCATACAATCCTGTAGATCCCATCCTCAGAGTTGttaaatgagaagaaaaattCAGAGGAATGGTGGAAGAGATGTTTGTGAAACTAAGATCAAGCTCTCTTAATTGGGTTAAGTTCTGAAGAAGTAATTTAAAATCATTAGCTACGAGTCGAAGACGACTAGTACCATAGAGACGAAGAAAGTGTAACTTAGAAAGATGAGAGATTTCAGAAGAAAtttgacctgagaaattggagTTGTAAAGATCAAGATGTGTCAAGCTCGACAACCTGCCAAATTCAGGCGAGATATGAGAACCGTAGAATTCATTCCAAGAAAGGTTGAGCCTTTGGAGATGAGAGAGTTGGAAAAGGCTGCTATTGGAATCAATCTTTCCTACTAGACGGCTGCAGCCGAGGTCAAGTTCAATGACATGGCCAGTCATCTCATCGCATATGACTCCATCCCATAAACAACAATCTCTGCTCATGTTCCATGAACTCGTTTTTGGATAAGACTTCTGACCGCGAAAATCACATCTAGGAAAAGCATAGGGATCTATAGTAAGTGTCTCCTTGAATTTTAGAAGGGAAATGCTTTGATGTTTGGGACACAGAAATATGGATGAAGAAAAATAAAGCTGACAGAGAAAGAAAATTAAGAACACAACTAAGAGTAGGAGGCCCATATTGTTTCAGGAATTCAAAAGGTTGGTAGTgggaatatttatgaaaatgcTATGCAAATATATAGAAAGACTTCAAACTTTCTTTGACTTGTCAAACTAAAGGTGCTATAAAGTATTGAGAGGTTCTGTTTAGCATTAGTTTGAACTAATGGTGGCTACGAGGTTGGTGAAGATGAGGCGTGTTGGAGGTTGTGGAGGATACAATCAGTGCAGAATGCTAGTTCGAGACTCTTTAATGACTATATTGTGGATGTTATTTTGTTATTGTATAAGAAGGAAAGATTCTCAATTTATATAATTCCGAGTTTTGTTCCTCTATGAAAAGGAATGGTCGAATAGGGAAATCAGAGTCTTATTATGGAAATTTCAAAGAAAGCTACATCACACAAATTCATCCAATTTGATGTAAAATCCAAAagtttgcaaaaaaaaaataggaaaaaaacaaaacaagcaAACTGTTTTTAGTGCAAAAACCAGCAAAGCCTTACACTTGATTTATACATTTATTTATGTGAACCTATTTCTTTAGTCATGTTCAATAACTAGACGACAGAGTGCTTTGTCTTggtataaattataattataaaatatggagTTATTGAGGAATTTTGATTGGACATGATATTAGAATGAGATGtggatttttcttctctttttcttcattcAGTTTTCAATATCCACATTGAAATGCTGATTAATCTAGATTTTTATCGAATATCCACATTGAAATGCTGATTAATCTAGATTTTTATCGCGCGAGACATAGTAAAGGCGAAAGCACTGAGTTTTTGATGGACTATGCCTCCAAATATCTGATTTCTTGTGGAGATTTCCATAAAAGTTACTTAACACACAAATccctttcatttcaaattttcatattgaaataaattaattacgAATTTTATATCAAAAGAACAAAGGAAAGTGGAAAAGTCAAGCAAGGCCTGTTATCACTGCTAAAAAATAACTATTATTTTCCCATTGAAATTCccactgaaaatattttattaccacaaatattttgattgaatcaaTGTGAAAAGGAGGATAAAATGTAATTGTTTCatatgaaaaaattagaaaactttCTACTATTTTAGTGAAAAACTATTTTCCACCATGCATTTCCTTGTTCCGTGGAAATAGAGTGAGAAAATCATGCTCTATATCACAAATTTTCCACAGCTTTGCAGTGGAAAACACCGTTGTTTCTAATAGTGTGTTGCCTTCAtatcaaatcatcaatcaattccAAGTTtacaaaatctcaaatttactgCTTCTTCACTGTTTTTcttcatccaaaaaaaataaaatagttcaCAGTGAATTTTTCTGATAATTTGCAGTATGCCAATTTGTTTTGCTTTTGGCACTAATGATAAACGGAATGTTCACTTGGCTATTTGTATCAGCAatcaaaatatatcaatattAATTACTTGTGATTTATGGACTCATAAGAGCCTCCATAAATCATTCTTCTTTCTCAGATCACAAATACTAGAATGTTTCAATAAGCTGAATCCTCAACATAAATAATTCTCAATATCAAATTTACACGCAGCATTTAATCAGCTACCTTGAGAAAAATATGTGTTGACTGTCCAGTGTATAAATCAGCCCCTTCCTGCATTACCATGCCGTTGGTTTCTGAAGTAGCTAAGAAGTCCCTGAGCCTGCATGTATGTCGTTAGAATACTTGGATTAGAATAGAAAGGAAAGTGTGAGGTTTCTGCAAAATTGTCATACCTTTTCTCTGGCTCTTGGGGTGCCAGATTGTGACAATGCTACTAACGGAGGTACAGCTCCTTCCTGGAGAACCATGTTGCAGAACCTGCTACTGTTAGTGCATAATTGCAACAA
This Solanum dulcamara chromosome 1, daSolDulc1.2, whole genome shotgun sequence DNA region includes the following protein-coding sequences:
- the LOC129884726 gene encoding receptor-like protein Cf-9 homolog, giving the protein MGSTGLYGIIPESIFHLPNLETLSLFYNYKLNGFFPKTKWNSSASLRKLDLSGVNFSDNLPESLGYLTSVHSLSLPNCNLRGPIPESLSNLTHIEHLYLQDNSLNGTIPSGMFSRLPSLIRLYLSNNQFSGQLEDFKSNSLEEIILGGNQLQGHLPKSIQNLVNLTGLDLSFNNFSGNVDISLFSNLKQLLGLSLSYNRISLINENKVNFTWPESLNVLQFAACEVKELEFLRSANQLLELDLSNNKIQGRIPDWAWSNWMSLMSLNISHNMLTSVDSIPLLTVDTIDLRSNLLQGSLPIPPNSTRYFFISQNNLTQEIPSSICSSTSLIMLDLARNNLKGAIPQCLGNISSLEVLDMHNNKLSGTLPTIFSNGSSLRSLNLHGNKLEGKIPRSLVNCKDLQVLDLGDNHLIDNFPMWLGTLPKLRVLNLRSNTLHGSIQPPRIETIFPELQIIDLSYNAFSGNLPTSLFQHLKAMRTIDPSMEAPRYRGDTYYQDSITVATKGFMREIVRILYLYTVIDLSSNKFGGQIPSIMGDLIAVHTLNLSHNGLQGHIPPSLGDLSSVESLDLSGNQLSGEIPQQLVSLTSLSFLNLSHNNLHGCIPQGPQFHTFESNSYEGNDGLRGFPVSKSCGDARVLDTNDTASGLDEDDEERNSEFLNDFWKGALMGYGSGLCIGLSIIYFMISTGKPIWLARIIVEMEHKIMMGRRKKQRGKRDYRR